A window of Planctomycetota bacterium genomic DNA:
TCGTAATAGGCCACCACGCCGTCGGGCATTTTGCGGAAGCGATCAAAATCTTCCTGATGCCGGAACATGATCACCACCAGCGGCAAGTCCGCCTCGTGGCAATTGAGCTTCAGCGTCTTGCAATAAGCCAGCAGCCCTGGATACATCGTCTCGAGAATGCGACTCGTGCCGGCGTAGAACGTGTCGCTGCTGTTGTAGACGTACAAGAAGCGCTTCGTCTGCTTGGTCTTGAACCCTTGCAGCGGCCCCATGTTGGTCAGCGAGCGGGCCAGTTGATCCTTCGAGGCCGGCGCGAATGTCCGGTCGGTCGGCGTCGCTTCCTTGAAGGTGTAGGGGAACATCTGTCCCGAGGGGACGATCACGTAGTAGCCGTCGCTGGCCGTCACGTGGACTCGGCCGACGGTCAGCCCGTCAGAGCCCGCGCTCGCGCCGGCCGGCGCGTCGTCGGGGACTCTGACCAGCACGCTCTGCCCCGGCAAGGCATGTTCATACCTGGCGGCGGGGTCGGCCGTTGGCGCGGCGCGCGACGACACCACGTCCGCCGGCGCTGGCAATCCGCCCGACGCTGACTTCGACGACTTGCCCGGCTCGGCAGCAGTGGCCAGGTTGGCCGGGCCGGCAACATTCACCGCGACCACAGTTGCCAGCCAGGAAACGAGCCAGCAACTCGACACCAGCCAGCACCGATGAACATGCATCGCGTCTGCCCTCATGGCAATCGCCGAGTTGCTGTCGCAAAGAAAAGATCGCGACCAAGAAAGTCGCTGGGCGGCGCGCGGCGATTGCCTTGCCGCTGCGCCACACCGCACACCCTTCAGGTTAGCAATTCGCCGCCGAAGCTCCAAACAAAAACCCTCCGGCTTGCTTGCCAACCGGTCACCGCATACAACAACAGTTCGGCCGGTTTTTGTGGGGTCTTTCCTTCAGCGCAAAGATTACGGCCCGGTCTTTTCGCATGTAATGTTCACTCCCTTTCCCGTACGAGTGTCGGCCCTATGGTTACCAGCAACGTCCTGAAACGAGATAACGTCGCCAAAGTCCTGGATCGCGCCTTGGACGCCCATCGCGGGCTGTTGCGGCTGACGCCGACCTGGGTGCCGCGCAGCTTCTTGCACCCGGGCCACCGCATTAAGCTCCACCCGGACGATTACTACGCGTACGGCGCGAACCGTGGCGGCATCGACGAGCGCTGGTTCGCCAGCACGACCGACGCCGCCAACGAAGGGCGCGTGCCCGACGAAGGACAAAGCTACGTCTCGTTCGAGGGTCAGCGGTTCCAGTTGCGCGACGCCGTGGCCGAATCCGGCGCGCGGCTGATCGGCAAGCCGATGTTCGACAAGTACAAACGCTGGCCGGTCTACTCGAAGTTCTTCGACAACATGGGGCCGATCCCTCATCACATGCACCAGCGATTCGCCGACGCCAAGCTGGTCGGCCAGGAAGGAAAGCCCGAGAGTTATTACTTCCCGCCCCAATTGAACAACGTCGACAACAACTTCGCCTACACGTTCATGGGACTCGAGCCCGGCACCACCAAGGCCGACGTGCGCAAGTGCCTGGAGAACTGGAACAAGGGTGACAACGGCATTCTCGATCTGTCGCGAGCCTATCGCCTGAAGCGCGGCACCGGCTGGCTGATTCCCCCCGGCGTGCTGCACGCCCCCGGTTCGCTGTGTACCTATGAGCCGCAATGGGGTTCCGACGTGTTCGGCATGTACCAGTCAATTGTCGAAGGACGCTATGTCCCCTGGTCGCTTTTGGTCAAGGACATGCCGCCGGAGAAGCACCAGGACTTGGACTTCATCGTCGGGCAGCTCGACTGGGAGAAGAACGTCGACACCCACTTCAAGGAACACAACTACCTGGAGCCGATTGTCGATGCCGCGCAAAGCGGCCAGGGCTACACCGATCGCTGGATCGTCTATGGCACGGTCGACGGCGAGCAGTTGTTCAGCTCGAAAGAACTGACCGTCGAACCGGGCGCCAAGTGTACGATCAAGGACCCGGGCGCCAGCGGCTGGATCACCGTCCAGGGCAAGGGCCGGATGGGGAACCTGGCGCTCCAGACGCCGGTGATGATTCGCTTTGGCCAGGAGACCGAGGACGAAGTGTTCATCACGGCCGAAGCCGCGACGGCCGGAGTCGAGATCGAGAACACCGGGACCGAACCGCTGGTGGGATTGCGCTACTTCGGCCCGGCCATGCACAAGAACCTGCCCAAGCTAGGTGATGCGCGCAAGTAAGCTGCATATCTTTGGCATGAATCTTGAAAGTCTCGCGGATACTCAGCCATGTACTGGCTCGTAACTTGGACTACATATGGTTCATGGCTACCCGGCGACCCACGTGGGTTCCGCACTTGGCGTGGTCGTGAATTCATTCCGCCACCGCCTCGATACGCCGAAGGGGGTGACCGTCCTTTTGATCCGGCGGAGTATCGAACGCGCTATTTGGCGGATAAAAGTAGGTCACTGTCGACCACTCGCTTAACCGCCGATCAGCAGCAGGTTGCGATTGACGCTGTCGTAGAAGACATATCAGCGTTGTTGCTCGAGGCAATTATCGTTTCGATCAACGAGGCGCATGTTCATTTGATTGCTGACTTTGGTGACTTGTCAATTCGGCCGACGGTTGCACGGCTAAAGTCGGTCGCGACTCGAGCACTCGGCGGGCGTGAGCGCACAGCAAAGCGGTTCTGGTCGTCGGGATGCAATATGAAATCGCTGGCGGATGACGCGGCCGTGCAGGCGGCGTTCAACTATGTGAAGGCGCACGAGACCGAGGGAGCCATCGTTCGGGTACTAATCGACGCGCCAGCGTGCAACGATACCAAGCCGGCGGCTCTGCCGCCGAATGACACCGATCGGCGGCAGAGCCGCCGGCTTGGTAGAACCTAGCTCAATCAATCCTCTTTCAATTGGAACACACCATAAATGCCCGCCAACAATTTCCCCAAGTTGCATAACGCCGCCTGGCCTGGGGTCGTCGGCAAGGGATCGCCCGATGGCGAGCCGTTCATCGAACTCGATACCATGCTCGACATGACCGCCGCGGCCGAAGTCAA
This region includes:
- a CDS encoding DUF1570 domain-containing protein: MHVHRCWLVSSCWLVSWLATVVAVNVAGPANLATAAEPGKSSKSASGGLPAPADVVSSRAAPTADPAARYEHALPGQSVLVRVPDDAPAGASAGSDGLTVGRVHVTASDGYYVIVPSGQMFPYTFKEATPTDRTFAPASKDQLARSLTNMGPLQGFKTKQTKRFLYVYNSSDTFYAGTSRILETMYPGLLAYCKTLKLNCHEADLPLVVIMFRHQEDFDRFRKMPDGVVAYYDGLTNYVVMYEMSKLSEMLPDIALKQAVSTVAHEGVHQILQNIGVQQRLSRWPMWISEGLAEFSAPTDIPAKVNDIKWKGIGKVNDLRMSELKRYALARGGFDSATIRDTATAPQLTSTGYASAWALTHFLAQKRSDEFQSFMQEVSQRPPLKRFDKEEDEELFNRHFGKDYGRMSDNLFTHLTKLPFRDPLAEARVIVVPSKSSTKRGK